In Hemitrygon akajei chromosome 9, sHemAka1.3, whole genome shotgun sequence, the following are encoded in one genomic region:
- the mrpl2 gene encoding large ribosomal subunit protein uL2m isoform X1 produces the protein MVTEAAHPALVGHSSDLGLSWPGAMALAGLVKGLAGLSVSPVPRLTTQLTVEWLRSLGRYLREVPLASLQSQRGIHCSSALDNNRRDWKQRSKYTVRPIGMKKTGGRDHTGKVQVHGIGGGHKQRYRMIDFQRLRYQPGAEGQSFEEKVLEVRYDPCRSADIALLAGGARKRWIIATENMQPGDLLKTSGHIGRMAVSAHEGDAHPLGALPVGTLVNNLELKPGRGAQYIRAAGTCGLLLRKVNGTAIVQLPSKRHVQVLETCVATVGRVSNVAHNKRVIGKAGRNRWLGKRPSSGLWQRKGGWAGRKIRPIPPMKSYVQLPVRGSVG, from the exons ATGGTCACtgaagcagctcaccctgctcttgttGGGCAcag CTCTGATCTAGGCCTCTCCTGGCCCGGTGCCATGGCTCTAGCTGGGCTGGTTAAAGGATTGGCAGGCCTGTCTGTGTCCCCAGTACCCCGGCTTACCACCCAGCTGACAGTGGAATGGCTGCGATCACTGGGACGGTACCTTCGGGAGGTGCCTCTTGCCTCTCTACAGTCACAGCGAGGGATTCACTGCTCGAGCGCCTTGGACAACAATAGGCGTGACTGGAAACAGCGCAGCAAGTACACAGTGCGTCCCATCGGCATGAAGAAGACTGGTGGCCGGGACCACACCG GGAAGGTACAAGTTCACGGGATTGGCGGGGGGCACAAGCAGCGCTACCGGATGATTGATTTCCAGCGATTGCGCTACCAGCCTGGGGCCGAGGGGCAGTCCTTCGAGGAGAAAGTGCTGGAGGTCCGCTATGACCCCTGCAG GTCAGCAGATATTGCCCTGCTGGCTGGAGGGGCCCGTAAGAGGTGGATCATCGCCACAGAGAACATGCAACCTGGAGACCTTCTGAAGACTTCAGGCCACATCGGGAGGATGGCTG TGTCGGCCCATGAGGGAGATGCCCATCCACTTGGAGCCCTACCCGTGGGGACGTTGGTAAACAACCTGGAGCTGAAGCCTGGACGGGGTGCCCAATATATCCGGGCTGCAG GGACCTGTGGACTCTTGCTGAGGAAGGTTAATGGAACGGCCATAGTCCAGCTGCCCTCCAAGCGCCACGTTCAG gTTCTGGAGACCTGTGTGGCCACGGTGGGTCGAGTCTCCAATGTTGCCCATAATAAGCGGGTGATTGGAAAGGCGGGTCGGAACCGCTGGCTGGGCAAGCGGCCAAGCAGTGGTCTGTGGCAGAGGAAGGGTGGTTGGGCAGGCAGGAAGATCCGGCCCATTCCTCCCATGAAGAGCTATGTGCAGCTGCCTGTGCGGGGGTCTGTGGGCTGA
- the mrpl2 gene encoding large ribosomal subunit protein uL2m isoform X2: MALAGLVKGLAGLSVSPVPRLTTQLTVEWLRSLGRYLREVPLASLQSQRGIHCSSALDNNRRDWKQRSKYTVRPIGMKKTGGRDHTGKVQVHGIGGGHKQRYRMIDFQRLRYQPGAEGQSFEEKVLEVRYDPCRSADIALLAGGARKRWIIATENMQPGDLLKTSGHIGRMAVSAHEGDAHPLGALPVGTLVNNLELKPGRGAQYIRAAGTCGLLLRKVNGTAIVQLPSKRHVQVLETCVATVGRVSNVAHNKRVIGKAGRNRWLGKRPSSGLWQRKGGWAGRKIRPIPPMKSYVQLPVRGSVG; encoded by the exons ATGGCTCTAGCTGGGCTGGTTAAAGGATTGGCAGGCCTGTCTGTGTCCCCAGTACCCCGGCTTACCACCCAGCTGACAGTGGAATGGCTGCGATCACTGGGACGGTACCTTCGGGAGGTGCCTCTTGCCTCTCTACAGTCACAGCGAGGGATTCACTGCTCGAGCGCCTTGGACAACAATAGGCGTGACTGGAAACAGCGCAGCAAGTACACAGTGCGTCCCATCGGCATGAAGAAGACTGGTGGCCGGGACCACACCG GGAAGGTACAAGTTCACGGGATTGGCGGGGGGCACAAGCAGCGCTACCGGATGATTGATTTCCAGCGATTGCGCTACCAGCCTGGGGCCGAGGGGCAGTCCTTCGAGGAGAAAGTGCTGGAGGTCCGCTATGACCCCTGCAG GTCAGCAGATATTGCCCTGCTGGCTGGAGGGGCCCGTAAGAGGTGGATCATCGCCACAGAGAACATGCAACCTGGAGACCTTCTGAAGACTTCAGGCCACATCGGGAGGATGGCTG TGTCGGCCCATGAGGGAGATGCCCATCCACTTGGAGCCCTACCCGTGGGGACGTTGGTAAACAACCTGGAGCTGAAGCCTGGACGGGGTGCCCAATATATCCGGGCTGCAG GGACCTGTGGACTCTTGCTGAGGAAGGTTAATGGAACGGCCATAGTCCAGCTGCCCTCCAAGCGCCACGTTCAG gTTCTGGAGACCTGTGTGGCCACGGTGGGTCGAGTCTCCAATGTTGCCCATAATAAGCGGGTGATTGGAAAGGCGGGTCGGAACCGCTGGCTGGGCAAGCGGCCAAGCAGTGGTCTGTGGCAGAGGAAGGGTGGTTGGGCAGGCAGGAAGATCCGGCCCATTCCTCCCATGAAGAGCTATGTGCAGCTGCCTGTGCGGGGGTCTGTGGGCTGA